The Belonocnema kinseyi isolate 2016_QV_RU_SX_M_011 chromosome 2, B_treatae_v1, whole genome shotgun sequence nucleotide sequence CTTGATTCGTGTAATAATTGTCGTATAGTGTCATTTTGTGTTTGATGAAAGATACATCGCAGCTAGTCAATTCGTTTAAAATGAAGTGTCACTGTCAACGAACCAATTTCAAATGGTATCGGAAGTCCAAGATGGTCCCTTACATCTATTTCTATGGTCCGAAAGCCTGTGTGTAGTAGAGGTATGTAATGAGGTGCTGAAAAGCCTGAAACCTGTGTGGCgccaaatgaatattttttcgaatcaaCAGACACAACTCTCAAAAGTGGCGATTTTACATCTCCGACGATGCGTGGTTCACAAATATCGCAATATACAAAAAGTTTTTCAGGCAATCCATTCGTGAGACTCGCTGGTCGACACGCCTTATAAGAATTTGTTGGTAATAGTGTTTCAGGTGCAAAGCCGAGAATGCGCGAAATTTTCTCGCTGATTACAAGAAAATGACTACCGACTCGTTTACAgtcatctttacaaattttttccacTGTAACATACTTATTGTTCAGCTGGTCATGTTTTAACCAAACGTGTTCGCTGATTTCTGGTGTTGTATTAATTGCACGCACTGATTCATTTACAGAATCGTAGACGCCCGATGGAAAAAATGCTACTATTGGTTCCAACCACGTACCAGCCAGAATTTCTTGTCTTTTTGTCAccgttttataacaatttttaggtAATTGAACCTGGAGATTATATACCCTcggcaatttaaatatttgcacgATATCTTTACCATTCATCTGATCGTCCGTTTGTTTgtcaaagaaattatatttttgattaggaTATTCTGGATCTGGATCATCATTGAACATAAGAACAAGTCGATTTTCTAATATACCTCCCCAGGGACGTACATCCGGGTATCCAAGAATTGAGTTTATCAGGATATCCGGCCCATTTGACGAGAGCCTGTTTTTCAGAACCTTTTCCACGAGtttgagttattttttaaacaataacctCGCCCTCGTGCACATTCCTATTCTTGACATCTGCTAATTCTTGTTCGTAAAAAAGTCCGTCAATTACTTCACCAGCTAAATCTTCCAATTCGTACACAACAGGTGAGTATGTTCTCCACGTTATTATCCGTTTGATAATAAACAATTCCTCACTCCATCCCGATTCATATCCTTTCTCGAAGGTGCCGCGTGTACGACTGATGCGTACAACATCGCCAACCCGATATTTagcctttttctttttattgttttttaaatagcgTCGTTGTAAATTTTTTCGTGCGATGGATGCATTCTCTAGGGTAACGTCAGATGGCTGCATACCAATACTAGAATGGCGTGTATTATTGTACGATGTTACAAGTAATTGAAGGATATCGATATATCTGTGAGTATTTCGGTGGGTAAAATATCGCCACATACGATCTTTAAGAGTGCGAttaaaacgctcgaaaattgcggcTTTGACAGTGGAATCACGTGCAACTCGAAACTTTATTTCacgattttgaagaaatttctgaAAGCTCACACCCACAAATCGCTGATTGTTGCTCAGATGGAATAAAGCACGCAACAATGCGGCGTTTTTCACACCAATTGGACCCTTACGTGTTTTCGACTTCATCACAGGTGTACGACTGGAACTGAAGTTTCACTGTTTCGGGCTTTTATACCCTTTGTTGGAACGTAGACGTAGGGAAATGGATCAGTGGGAAAAATAGCTGTTCTAAACCGACAATTATCAGGAGTTGAttgtttcaaatcaaataaaagaTAGCCATGTGGCTGAGAGGTGGCATCGTGATAGGCCTCTTGGACAAATCGAGGGTTTTCTGGGAATACTTGTCTGCCATGTGCTGAATTTGTGCACGATCACGGGGGTTTTTAAAAACAACCTCGcgaaattcgatattttttccGTATTCGACATAAGACGACTGCCACTCAGAATAGTAAAAAATTAGACGTTGAAAAGCTACATTGCACAGTTGATCGATGTAAAGcataaattttcttacaaaaaatgtctttccGCACCCAGTCGGACCACAAATTCTCGATGTGAAGGGATGTTTCCATCTCGAAtccatttttacaaataaaaatactcAACTAATCTTTTCTTCTTTTATACCCAAAAAACTCCAAAACACTTGGAAAAGTGGTCTCGTCGGTGTGGTCAGGGGGCCAGTTAGCTAATATGCCTCCTACCCACACTGCAACCAGGATTATAAACTGACCGCCCTAATTGCCGCGGCCGCAGAAATCAGCTGCTAACAGCAAAGTATCGGCTCCATCCTGCAGCAATAGCTCGCACCGCTACGCGCCTCTGGCGTCCAGGAAAAATAGCTAATAACCTGGACGCCGCATCTGCCCATGTCTCATATAAGCTTATCACGAGACATGGCCGTCGCAGCCGCCGCCACCGCCACCGGCTCCCCGTTCGCTTCAGAGTTTTTGAATATATTAGACACATCAcaattaatcttgaaaattttttatttaaattcaatttatttccttgttttatagtttttttctttgaaaaaatacattaaaaatgatatttacaaaatttcacataaatttgaaataaaacaaacatataatttaaacctattaaaaaaatacaataattctactttttttatttcacatataATTTAGAGTCGAGGTCTTTTTGAAGTTGATGGCCTAGACTCTTTTTTTTCGTCGTCGATCCTCCTCCTCTGTCTTCTTCTCGACGCCACCCTGATTCTCTCGACCTCCTCCTCCTCATCCTGCGCATTGCGGGCTTGACAAAGGCGATCCAGAGCCACCTGGGAGATTGGGATGAATCCCGGACATGGTGGAATTTCACCCGGTTCCAATccttcatcatcatcatcattattatgAGAGgcctcatcatcatcatcattctTAGGCTTGTCAACGCCTATAATTAATTCCTCTCCCTCGTGCTCGGAGTAatctggaaaaaatgaaaaatatttcatatttaaatccccctttttaaactttttttttcttcaacaaaaatttctgtACTTATTAAGATGTGCAGATTTTTTGGAACTGAGATATTCAGCGTAACTACTGGAATTTCCAGGGGAGGGTAAAGTTATTGCTGCTGCTGTTGTTGTTACTGTTGTAGTGGTTGAAACCTCTGCTCGCTAACACTCCACTGCTACAAGAAGCTTGACGCatctgtaattgaaaaaaaatgaacggaGATTAATGCTCATTAATACACAATTGTAAACACTGTAAACTATACGAAcctatttttaatgctttgaaaatgtattatacaGCTGTATGCATTCGTCTGCGTGTGCGtgtgtgcgtgcgtgcgtgcgtgcgtgcgcgcgcgcgtgtgtgtgtgtgtgtgtgtgtgtgtgtgtgtgatagagaaagagagagagagaactaTAGCACAATAACAATTAGAGCGGTTCCCTGTAACCGTAGGGGAGTgagtcaaaattttcaataaatcgtcTTTTACTACATACCGGCTTAACTGTTTTACTTTCAGTCACTGTGATGACATCGTGAAATGCTGTGCGTCTAAttggtctaaaatttaatttaataaaatctactGCTCTATCAACAATCATGTCGCGGATCGTGTTAAAATTCACAGAttgggaatttttataattgaatgtaATCCCCTTCACCTTGCATTTTGTGTAGATTTTACCATTAGCAGAAACAACCTGGTAGGCGTAAAATTTAGGACCTCCAGAAACAAAGGTCTTTATGAAGCTCCCCTCGTCGTATTCCCCCTCGAGCTCGTCAGTCATCTGACCCAAAAGACGGCCAAGAGGAGGATTATACTCGCTAGGCGCGTTTCGTCGTATATAAATGCATGAGTCAGTGTCGTAGTACAATACTCTACGCCCCAACTGAGACAGGTATTCGTACAAGACTAAACGAGCCTGGGCTGTTGTGTAGGCGGCGAT carries:
- the LOC117168426 gene encoding uncharacterized protein LOC117168426, coding for MQPSDVTLENASIARKNLQRRYLKNNKKKKAKYRVGDVVRISRTRGTFEKGYESGWSEELFIIKRIITWRTYSPVVYELEDLAGEVIDGLFYEQELADVKNRNVHEGEVIV